From bacterium, one genomic window encodes:
- a CDS encoding aspartate/glutamate racemase family protein — MNVRGGRNLYGFPIGILMLDTVFPRIPGDIGNAATFPFPVLYQRVRHASPARVVREGDPALLEAFIEGARALEAAGVLAITTGCGFLAMFQRQLAEAVSVPVFASALLLVPIVARMLGSGRAVGIMTVDAGALGPRHFAGAGITEEIPVVVAGMERGHAFTSVLLGDELELDVDAARREHVAVARELVERHPEVGAIVLECTNMPPYAGAIAAATGRPVFDITTLVRMVHGALAPQG, encoded by the coding sequence ATGAACGTCCGAGGCGGCCGCAACCTCTATGGGTTCCCGATCGGCATTCTGATGCTCGACACCGTCTTCCCCAGGATCCCGGGCGACATCGGCAACGCGGCGACGTTTCCGTTCCCCGTGCTCTACCAGCGTGTCCGGCACGCCTCTCCGGCGCGAGTGGTGCGCGAGGGCGACCCGGCGCTGCTCGAGGCGTTCATCGAGGGCGCGCGGGCGCTTGAGGCCGCCGGGGTGCTGGCGATCACCACCGGCTGCGGCTTTCTCGCGATGTTCCAGCGGCAGCTCGCCGAGGCCGTCTCGGTGCCGGTGTTCGCGTCGGCGCTGCTGTTGGTTCCGATCGTCGCGCGAATGTTGGGAAGCGGCCGCGCGGTCGGGATCATGACAGTGGACGCCGGAGCGCTGGGGCCGCGCCACTTCGCAGGCGCCGGGATCACCGAGGAGATCCCGGTCGTCGTCGCGGGCATGGAGCGGGGGCACGCGTTTACGTCGGTGCTCCTCGGCGACGAACTGGAGCTCGACGTGGACGCCGCCCGCCGTGAGCACGTCGCGGTCGCCCGCGAGCTTGTGGAGCGCCATCCCGAGGTGGGTGCGATCGTGCTGGAATGCACGAACATGCCGCCCTACGCGGGCGCGATCGCCGCGGCGACCGGCCGGCCCGTGTTCGACATCACCACCCTCGTCCGGATGGTCCACGGAGCGCTCGCCCCGCAGGGGTAG
- a CDS encoding glycosyltransferase family 2 protein — translation MKTALVSVVIPAFHRVPTIGAAWRSVQAQTHRDWEAIAVDDGSTDGTAEVVMRLAHEDDRIKRIRHDRNCGAQAARNAGIRSACGEWIAFLDSDDQWLPQSLDIPPGCSATDQTERCALRLLQGV, via the coding sequence ATGAAGACGGCCCTGGTGAGCGTTGTGATTCCCGCTTTCCATCGGGTGCCGACGATTGGAGCGGCGTGGCGAAGTGTCCAGGCGCAGACCCACCGGGACTGGGAAGCCATCGCCGTGGACGATGGTTCGACTGATGGCACGGCAGAAGTGGTCATGCGACTCGCGCACGAAGATGATCGCATCAAACGCATCAGGCACGACCGAAACTGCGGAGCCCAGGCTGCCAGAAACGCTGGAATCCGAAGCGCGTGCGGAGAGTGGATTGCTTTCCTCGACTCAGACGATCAATGGCTGCCGCAGAGTCTGGATATTCCGCCTGGATGCAGCGCAACGGACCAAACTGAGCGTTGTGCACTCCGGTTGCTACAAGGTGTATGA
- a CDS encoding alkaline phosphatase family protein yields MLGWGAMAPVDAQSDATPTTTPIKHLVVIFQENVSFDHYFATYPYATNAPGGPAFHASRATPSVNGLTPALLTGNPNSAQPVRLDRSQAMTCDMDHGYAAEQRAANGGLMNRFVEETGASYGSCDRRLVMDYYDGNTVTALWNYAQHFAMNDNSFGTTFGPSTPGALNLVAGQTHGAVPPNISGRILNGTVYNDLDPTYDDCSKGATAAMIGRNVGDLLNAKHVTWGWFEGGFRPTSAPGAAKAECGSAHVNVGKANVADYIPHHQPFEYYQSTMNPHHLAPTSVAMIGQTDQANHQYDLIDFWAAAQAGRLPAVSFVKAPAYQDGHAGYSDPIDEQHFLVDTINRLMRLPAWSGMAVIINYDDSDGWYDHVLAPVMMQSAESTIDALLGPGMCGKPAAGTYQGRCGYGPRLPLLVISPWARVNFVDHTLTDQSSILRFIEDNWDLGRIGDQSFDAIAGSMLNMFAFAQLQRPGTLFLDPETGAPVSP; encoded by the coding sequence ATGCTGGGCTGGGGTGCGATGGCGCCCGTGGATGCCCAGTCCGACGCGACGCCCACAACCACGCCGATCAAGCATCTCGTTGTGATCTTCCAGGAGAACGTGTCCTTCGATCACTACTTCGCGACCTACCCGTACGCCACGAACGCTCCCGGCGGGCCCGCGTTCCACGCCTCGCGGGCGACGCCGTCGGTGAACGGACTCACGCCCGCGCTGCTGACGGGTAATCCGAACAGCGCGCAGCCGGTCCGGCTCGACCGTTCCCAGGCGATGACCTGCGACATGGACCACGGGTACGCCGCGGAACAGCGCGCCGCGAACGGCGGGCTGATGAACCGATTTGTCGAGGAGACCGGCGCGTCGTACGGGTCCTGCGACCGCCGGCTGGTCATGGACTACTATGACGGCAACACGGTCACGGCGCTCTGGAACTACGCCCAGCACTTTGCGATGAACGACAACTCCTTCGGTACCACCTTCGGCCCCTCGACGCCCGGAGCGCTCAACCTCGTGGCCGGTCAGACCCATGGGGCGGTTCCGCCCAACATCTCCGGCCGCATCCTCAACGGCACCGTGTACAACGACCTCGATCCGACCTACGACGATTGCTCGAAAGGGGCGACGGCCGCGATGATCGGGCGCAACGTCGGGGATCTGCTGAACGCGAAGCACGTCACTTGGGGCTGGTTCGAGGGCGGATTCCGGCCGACGAGCGCACCCGGCGCCGCGAAGGCCGAGTGCGGGAGCGCCCACGTGAACGTCGGCAAGGCGAACGTAGCAGATTATATCCCGCACCACCAGCCGTTCGAGTACTATCAATCGACCATGAACCCGCACCATCTGGCTCCGACCTCGGTCGCGATGATCGGGCAGACAGACCAGGCGAACCACCAGTACGACCTGATCGACTTCTGGGCGGCGGCCCAAGCCGGCCGCCTCCCGGCGGTGAGCTTCGTGAAGGCCCCGGCGTACCAGGACGGCCATGCCGGGTACTCGGACCCGATCGACGAGCAACACTTCCTCGTCGACACGATCAACCGATTGATGCGGTTGCCCGCCTGGTCGGGCATGGCTGTGATCATCAACTACGACGACTCCGACGGTTGGTACGATCACGTGCTGGCGCCGGTCATGATGCAGTCGGCCGAATCGACAATCGACGCGCTCCTCGGGCCCGGGATGTGCGGCAAGCCGGCGGCAGGCACCTATCAGGGCCGGTGCGGCTACGGTCCGCGCCTGCCGCTGCTCGTGATCTCGCCGTGGGCCAGGGTGAACTTCGTGGACCACACATTGACGGACCAGTCCTCGATCCTCCGCTTCATCGAGGACAACTGGGATCTCGGCCGGATCGGGGACCAATCCTTCGACGCGATCGCGGGATCGATGCTCAACATGTTCGCGTTCGCGCAGCTGCAGCGGCCGGGAACGCTGTTCCTGGACCCCGAGACAGGAGCGCCGGTATCACCATAG
- a CDS encoding MBL fold metallo-hydrolase, with the protein MGPRATILASGSAGNAILLETGDYRLLVDAGLSVEALERAMTRVAVPVHALEAIVLTHEHDDHARGAGPLARAADVPVFVNAGTAAATSAALAGAGVTLFRMGHPFSIGPFTLTAFPVPHDAAEPAGFTVETAGRRIAIATDLGAAGAEIDPHLADADLVILESNYDLGLLHVSPYPWFLKNRILSGRGHLSNDDAARALARTAGRRREICLVHLSEANNLAALARDTVRAALAAAGCQAGAVRAVSPNGYTDPIEIR; encoded by the coding sequence GTGGGACCGCGCGCGACCATCCTCGCCAGCGGCAGCGCGGGGAACGCCATCCTCCTCGAGACCGGGGATTACCGCCTGCTCGTAGACGCCGGGCTCTCGGTCGAGGCGCTCGAGCGCGCGATGACGCGCGTGGCGGTACCGGTGCACGCGCTCGAGGCGATCGTGCTGACCCACGAGCACGACGACCATGCCCGCGGCGCGGGCCCGCTCGCGCGCGCCGCCGACGTCCCGGTGTTCGTCAACGCCGGAACCGCCGCCGCGACATCCGCGGCGCTCGCCGGCGCCGGCGTCACGCTGTTCCGGATGGGACATCCGTTCTCGATCGGGCCGTTCACGTTGACGGCGTTTCCGGTGCCGCACGACGCCGCCGAGCCGGCCGGGTTCACGGTGGAGACCGCCGGCCGCCGGATCGCAATCGCCACCGACCTCGGCGCCGCGGGTGCGGAGATCGACCCGCATCTCGCGGACGCGGATCTCGTGATCTTGGAGAGCAACTACGATCTCGGCCTGCTCCACGTCAGCCCCTATCCGTGGTTTCTGAAGAACCGCATCCTGAGCGGGCGCGGCCACCTCAGCAACGATGACGCCGCGCGAGCCCTTGCCCGGACGGCGGGGCGCCGGCGTGAGATCTGCCTGGTGCATCTCAGCGAGGCCAACAACCTCGCGGCGCTCGCCCGCGACACCGTGCGGGCCGCGCTCGCCGCCGCGGGATGCCAGGCGGGCGCCGTGCGGGCGGTGTCTCCCAACGGCTACACCGACCCGATCGAGATCCGGTAG
- a CDS encoding cyclophilin-like fold protein produces MRAIKVTAGNVTATATLGDGKTADAIWNALPIEVRGNTWGDEIYFSIPVTCKPEAPREVVEMGDLGYWPPGSAFCIFFGPTPASHGDEIRPASPVNVFGRVDGDPRVFKTVRAGTTVRIERVE; encoded by the coding sequence ATGCGTGCGATCAAAGTCACGGCCGGAAACGTCACCGCGACGGCCACGCTCGGCGACGGGAAAACCGCGGACGCGATCTGGAACGCGCTGCCGATAGAGGTCCGCGGCAACACCTGGGGCGACGAGATCTACTTCTCGATCCCGGTCACTTGCAAGCCCGAGGCACCCCGCGAGGTCGTGGAGATGGGCGATCTCGGGTACTGGCCTCCGGGCAGCGCGTTCTGTATCTTCTTCGGGCCGACGCCCGCGAGCCATGGCGACGAGATCCGGCCCGCGAGCCCGGTGAACGTGTTCGGCCGCGTGGACGGCGACCCCCGGGTCTTCAAGACGGTACGCGCGGGAACGACGGTGAGGATCGAGCGCGTGGAGTAG
- a CDS encoding glycerate kinase translates to MTGLPVRFDDAIVRVAGTARLRRAAIAILASALGAVDPQVATRRALRLVGRRLVVAGRPYTLARDARVVVVGAGKAGAPMAQAVEDVLGDRITTGAVIVKRGYTAPLRKIALREAGHPVPDAAGEAAARELLDTVTGLGPRDLVICLISGGGSALLPAPHDGVTLDDMIRTTDLLLRSGAAIGEINTVRKHLSRVAGGRLAVAASPARVVALVVSDIVGTPLDAIASGPTVPDSTTYADALGVLDAYGLTDRVPRAVRDVLRRGAAGELPETPKPGDPAFRRTHVAVVADNATAARAAVAKARRLGFHARLLSTYIEGEAREVGVALAGIARQIAATDDPVRRPACLVAGGETTVTVRGTGRGGRNQELALAAARTLDGIPGTLLVSFATDGTDGPTDAAGAVADGTTLSRARALGLDAAAHLANNDAYTFFDALGDLIRTGPTNTNVTDLMLILSS, encoded by the coding sequence GTGACCGGCCTTCCCGTGCGGTTCGACGACGCGATCGTCCGGGTCGCGGGTACCGCGCGGCTGCGCCGCGCGGCCATCGCCATCCTCGCGTCGGCGCTCGGGGCCGTGGACCCGCAGGTCGCGACGCGGAGGGCGCTCCGGCTCGTCGGCCGACGGCTGGTGGTCGCGGGACGCCCCTACACACTCGCCCGCGACGCGCGTGTGGTGGTCGTGGGCGCGGGCAAAGCCGGCGCGCCGATGGCGCAGGCCGTGGAGGACGTGCTCGGCGACCGGATCACGACCGGCGCTGTGATCGTGAAGCGGGGGTACACCGCACCACTCCGGAAGATCGCGCTCCGGGAAGCCGGTCACCCCGTCCCCGACGCCGCCGGCGAAGCCGCCGCGCGGGAACTCCTGGACACCGTGACCGGCCTCGGTCCCCGCGACCTCGTGATCTGCCTGATCTCGGGGGGTGGATCCGCACTCCTCCCGGCGCCGCACGACGGCGTGACGCTCGACGACATGATCCGGACCACGGACCTGCTCCTGCGATCGGGCGCGGCGATCGGCGAGATCAACACGGTGCGCAAGCATCTCTCTCGGGTTGCCGGAGGCCGCCTGGCCGTCGCCGCGTCGCCGGCGCGCGTTGTTGCGCTTGTAGTCTCGGACATCGTTGGCACGCCGCTCGACGCGATCGCGTCCGGTCCCACCGTCCCCGACTCCACGACGTATGCGGACGCGCTGGGCGTCCTCGATGCCTACGGCCTGACCGACCGCGTTCCGCGTGCGGTTCGGGACGTCCTCCGCCGGGGCGCCGCGGGCGAACTCCCGGAGACCCCGAAACCGGGCGATCCCGCGTTTCGCCGGACGCACGTGGCGGTCGTCGCGGACAACGCAACCGCGGCGCGGGCGGCGGTCGCGAAGGCAAGGCGGCTCGGCTTCCACGCACGGCTCCTCTCCACCTACATCGAGGGGGAAGCCCGCGAGGTCGGCGTGGCGCTCGCCGGGATCGCGCGCCAGATCGCCGCGACCGACGACCCCGTTCGCCGGCCGGCGTGCCTCGTCGCCGGCGGCGAAACGACCGTCACGGTCAGGGGAACCGGCCGCGGCGGCCGCAACCAGGAACTGGCGCTGGCCGCAGCGCGAACCCTCGACGGCATCCCGGGCACGCTCCTGGTCAGCTTTGCCACCGATGGCACAGACGGCCCGACGGACGCAGCCGGCGCCGTCGCGGATGGCACGACGCTCTCGAGAGCCCGGGCGCTCGGTCTCGACGCGGCGGCGCACCTGGCGAACAACGACGCGTATACGTTCTTCGACGCGCTGGGGGATTTGATCCGGACCGGCCCGACAAACACCAACGTTACCGACCTCATGCTGATCCTCTCCAGTTGA